The proteins below are encoded in one region of Oncorhynchus nerka isolate Pitt River linkage group LG15, Oner_Uvic_2.0, whole genome shotgun sequence:
- the LOC135560161 gene encoding uncharacterized protein LOC135560161, translating to MPQPQKQRATMTPQVWHPAQMPQQQKQPATEPPQQIEPTAMPQPPQQLWHPDQFLQEQKKPAPMHLPQKELTAIPPQLWQSAQMPQQRKQPAAMLQQVWHRAQKQPAPMPHEVWYPAKMVQKQQAAATQRQKELTMPQEWHAAQFPQKQPALLLLPQKELTAIHQQPQQVWYPAKIPQNQPTTEPQQQKQPAAEPQQQIEPTAMPQLPQQVWYPMHIPQQQQELATIPQQVRYPAQMPQKHLTSMPLPQKQPTAMPQQEWNPAKMVQKQVAAVTAMPHTHQQVWHPAEFPQQQKQPASTPLPQEQPTAVPQQVWYPAQMSRQQLASMPLPQQVGYPAQMSQQRKQHTAMPQHQLTPMPQQLWHVAQMPQKQLAPMSQQNHYESTEDGASSSTQASIVEQSDVIPIYSYSSKSHYENGRTVFSLTRYTPREAMPVDSGNTPNDSIVRTGAPSVYPSLVKDSARKM from the exons ATGCCTCAACCGCAGAAGCAACGAGCCACCATGACCCCGCAAGTATGGCATCCAGCTCAAATGCCTCAGCAGCAAAAGCAACCAGCTACTGAACCTCCGCAGCAAATTGAACCGACCGCCATGCCCCAGCCACCTCAGCAATTGTGGCATCCAGATCAATTTCTCCAGGAGCAGAAGAAACCAGCCCCTATGCATCTACCGCAGAAGGAGCTGACCGCCATTCCACCACAACTGTGGCAATCCGCTCAAATGCCCCAGCAGCGTAAGCAACCGGCTGCCATGCTTCAGCAAGTGTGGCATCGGGCACAGAAGCAACCGGCCCCTATGCCTCACGAAGTGTGGTATCCAGCTAAAATGGTCCAGAAGCAACAAGCAGCTGCAACTCAGCGGCAGAAGGAACTGACCATGCCTCAAGAGTGGCACGCAGCTCAATTTCCCCAGAAGCAACCAGCCCTATTGCTTTTACCGCAGAAGGAACTGACCGCCATACACCAGCAACCTCAGCAAGTGTGGTATCCAGCTAAAATTCCCCAGAACCAACCAACCACTGAACCCCAGCAGCAGAAGCAACCGGCCGCTGAACCTCAGCAGCAAATTGAACCGACCGCCATGCCCCAGCTACCTCAGCAAGTGTGGTATCCAATGCACATTCCCCAGCAGCAACAGGAACTGGCCACCATACCCCAGCAAGTGAGGTATCCAGCTCAAATGCCCCAGAAGCATCTGACCTCCATGCCTCTACCACAGAAGCAACCGACCGCCATGCCCCAGCAAGAGTGGAATCCAGCTAAAATGGTCCAGAAGCAAGTCGCTGCGGTGACCGCCATGCCGCATACGCATCAGCAAGTATGGCATCCAGCTGAATTTCCCCAGCAGCAGAAGCAACCGGCCTCCACGCCTCTACCGCAGGAGCAACCGACCGCCGTACCCCAGCAAGTGTGGTATCCAGCTCAAATGTCACGGCAGCAACTGGCCTCCATGCCTCTACCCCAGCAAGTGGGGTATCCAGCTCAAATGTCCCAGCAGCGGAAGCAACACACTGCCATGCCACAGCACCAACTGACCCCCATGCCTCAGCAATTATGGCATGTAGCACAAATGCCCCAGAAGCAACTGGCCCCAATGTCTCAGCAGAATCACTACGAAAGCACTGAAGATGGTGCCTCTAGTAGCACTCAGGCCAGCATCGTTGAACAGTCGGATGTCATCCCAATCTATTCCTACAGTTCCAAATCGCACTACGAGAATGGCAGGACTGTATTCTCCCTAACCCGCTACACTCCTAGGGAGGCTATGCCTGTTGACAGTGGAAATACTCCCAATGACAGTATAGTTCGTACTGGTGCACCAAGCGTATATCCATCACTAGTGAAGGATTCTGCAAG GAAAATGTAA